One part of the Paenibacillus silvisoli genome encodes these proteins:
- a CDS encoding SDR family NAD(P)-dependent oxidoreductase, with protein MIIDLNGKVAIVTGAGRGIGRHIALTLAKEGVIAIGTDNRQELLDDLALEFAEQQLAGAQFLCDVRDAERIAEVVKEVQSRFGRVDILVNNAGVASGGTVETLKEEIWDANMDINLKGTFLMCQAVVPYMKAQRSGRILNAASFAAIVPAYGSAAYASSKAAVKQFTRVLAGELGPYDITVNCYSPGMIPTDMNSYAKQPEERQQRLLDTLTLRRWGNKDDIASLICFLASDLAGYITGTMIDISGGKLTTQIPGMAYEAARKDALQS; from the coding sequence ATGATTATCGATCTAAATGGAAAAGTCGCGATCGTCACGGGAGCCGGCCGAGGCATCGGACGCCATATCGCGCTCACGCTCGCGAAGGAGGGCGTCATCGCGATCGGCACCGACAACAGGCAGGAGCTGCTGGATGACCTTGCGCTGGAATTCGCGGAGCAGCAGCTTGCCGGCGCGCAATTTTTGTGCGACGTGCGAGATGCGGAGCGAATTGCGGAAGTCGTGAAAGAGGTTCAAAGCCGATTCGGTCGAGTAGATATTCTTGTCAACAATGCCGGCGTGGCCAGCGGCGGCACGGTGGAAACGCTCAAGGAAGAGATTTGGGACGCGAACATGGACATCAATCTGAAGGGCACGTTCCTGATGTGCCAAGCGGTCGTGCCGTACATGAAAGCGCAGCGCTCCGGCCGTATCCTGAATGCCGCTTCGTTCGCGGCAATCGTTCCGGCCTATGGCAGCGCGGCATACGCCTCTTCGAAGGCGGCGGTGAAGCAGTTTACCCGCGTGCTCGCAGGCGAGCTGGGCCCGTACGACATCACCGTGAACTGCTATTCGCCGGGGATGATTCCGACCGACATGAACAGCTATGCCAAGCAGCCCGAAGAACGGCAGCAGCGGCTGCTCGACACGCTGACGCTGCGGCGCTGGGGGAACAAGGACGATATCGCGAGCTTGATTTGCTTCCTCGCTTCCGATCTGGCCGGCTATATTACCGGTACGATGATCGACATTAGCGGCGGCAAGCTGACGACGCAAATTCCGGGCATGGCCTACGAGGCGGCGAGAAAGGATGCGCTTCAGTCATGA
- a CDS encoding SDR family NAD(P)-dependent oxidoreductase, with protein MTALALALDGQTVVVTGAAKGIGRAIARRFLDFGASVVVADADEGGRETAKQLASEEEGFAARVHFIRCDVSKRSEVEALIAETAEHFGAVDVLVNNAGIFPRADLFRTDDAFWDNVMGINLKGAYMLCQAVVPAMIERSSGVIVNIGSGHAGSGEPDTMAYAVSKGGIVTLTKNLAKSLAKHNIRVNCVQPGWVASEGEVARWRANGMDEEQIEAMSARVQTGEDIADAVVFLASGMSRQIIGHVLVVDGGASLGRVR; from the coding sequence ATGACGGCGCTTGCGCTTGCGTTGGATGGGCAGACCGTCGTCGTGACGGGCGCTGCCAAGGGCATCGGACGAGCGATCGCGAGGCGCTTCTTGGATTTCGGAGCGAGCGTCGTCGTTGCCGATGCGGACGAGGGCGGCCGTGAGACGGCTAAGCAGCTGGCGTCGGAGGAGGAAGGGTTCGCGGCAAGGGTTCATTTTATCCGCTGCGATGTGTCCAAACGATCCGAGGTCGAAGCGCTAATCGCAGAGACGGCGGAGCATTTTGGCGCGGTGGACGTGCTTGTCAATAATGCCGGTATTTTTCCGAGAGCGGATCTGTTCCGGACGGACGATGCGTTCTGGGACAACGTGATGGGCATTAACCTGAAAGGCGCCTACATGCTGTGCCAAGCCGTTGTCCCGGCAATGATCGAGCGGAGCTCCGGCGTTATCGTCAACATCGGCTCCGGTCACGCGGGATCAGGCGAACCGGATACGATGGCGTATGCCGTTTCCAAGGGCGGCATCGTCACCTTGACGAAAAATTTGGCCAAGTCGCTCGCGAAGCATAACATCCGGGTCAACTGCGTGCAGCCGGGCTGGGTCGCGTCGGAAGGCGAGGTCGCCCGTTGGCGGGCGAACGGAATGGACGAGGAGCAGATTGAGGCGATGTCGGCCCGCGTGCAAACCGGCGAGGACATCGCGGATGCGGTCGTTTTTCTGGCCTCCGGCATGAGCAGGCAAATTATCGGCCATGTGCTGGTCGTCGATGGCGGCGCGTCTTTAGGCAGGGTGCGGTGA
- a CDS encoding class I SAM-dependent methyltransferase, whose protein sequence is MIIGAGEYDNNPEWTQTQESELNLLRRDQWVSRFKRNTVSAILAEHVWEHLDYDEGVEAANICFEFLRPGGYVRCAVPDGYFPNEEYQRSVQVGGPGPMDHPASSHKIVHTYKTLSSMFEAAGFQVKLLEYCDEKGVFHYNEWLEKNGFIYRSRRFDHRNKEGKLGFVSLIVDAVKI, encoded by the coding sequence CTGATCATTGGCGCAGGCGAATATGACAACAATCCCGAATGGACGCAGACTCAGGAATCGGAATTGAATTTATTGCGGCGGGATCAATGGGTGAGTCGTTTCAAGCGCAACACCGTCTCGGCAATTTTGGCAGAGCATGTATGGGAGCATTTGGATTACGACGAAGGCGTAGAAGCCGCTAACATTTGTTTTGAGTTTTTACGGCCTGGCGGTTATGTCCGGTGCGCTGTTCCCGATGGCTACTTCCCAAACGAGGAATACCAAAGAAGCGTGCAGGTTGGCGGACCGGGTCCCATGGATCACCCAGCTTCCAGTCATAAAATAGTTCATACCTACAAAACGCTTTCATCCATGTTTGAAGCGGCTGGATTTCAAGTGAAGTTACTGGAGTATTGCGATGAAAAAGGCGTTTTTCATTACAACGAATGGTTGGAGAAGAACGGCTTCATTTATCGTTCCAGACGCTTTGACCATAGAAATAAAGAAGGCAAGCTAGGCTTTGTTTCTCTCATCGTGGATGCTGTTAAAATCTGA